In one window of Branchiostoma lanceolatum isolate klBraLanc5 chromosome 15, klBraLanc5.hap2, whole genome shotgun sequence DNA:
- the LOC136449281 gene encoding trichohyalin-like isoform X2 produces the protein MSNLNLSLLSRGIGQVSGNGQEKVDVFLEPEDYYNMFPQFKVRHKHRKRKWKASKHKTSHSYPLGSLDMDYFNIPSEEPRNQFFLPPIESRQLSRGTHHTKSVRGATTAHTERVSSPLNLPHTFSTRKGPLLLYSEDLAHKTHEGKVEKRKRRARQFRRLSETEESFQLKNISDLSKAILQYGKATNSNEELYLKFMHHRQKDLWARKVRPGFSAKRYISNWSRLWDDSMLNKLKSSGRVSDKTLYRENPFGHSLNTKRRYENLSYIPPPYRLNRNMMQSPGNFGNYEFYRVKPDMIDSGRGTPDSAMEVDQESVVGPVSPPHHPSPFGQIKTVVHEDGALKELPYNELRLGEKHEVLTELLATAYAHQLSSREGEEQEAMFEEKDDESTTQVDMRRAIESLVTSTKPPSRPAPTFPHYQRRASVLTLDIPETERAEGNPSHAKYYTGMLKGSGLTSETTVRRASIASTQPGRETWHSIPSLSTRDHSRATPSRQYSSTTFEGTLPPILPPIAKDRLAKQSDTGYHTDVLQGDVAEVQSEISSVPNLPPIKVGIKRGSLDIRSTREVSDKAPEKLPTITMEPPTPLHHLGGGTPQKGTPLQERPEIRATMATTGFEPWQSTTDESLDDDEHGWVQMDEEEILRRAEEEEKMAAAVEKQSERQSEKQSSKRSKSSARSSLSSKIGEVVEEEPEEEEEQEDEEDEIDVEEEDDEEYEEEEEEEMEERMEERMSVVVTPKPKSIPQGKETPASKASSSGKKVEKFVIGKVPTPKRERVEKIEAPPPTAEDTVPPKKEAKKTLPPKGGGITPRGAEQKTAAPKPKPQKQPSQASLGENLANLAAESVGDGRKRRGSGSVAGVSVSGSEKSNRSLVVKSIGDGSGGGDAASVKSSQESLSAPPSHVHQSMRGSQRSSRAAKFSGRSDKKKDVGSETSSQRGSQRGSIIVAPGGEVVSVGGSVKAASDSGRSQQPEEEREDDRMSEDSGHMSEGEEEPAEIRSVASGPSLGSQRASKIYGYSKRQEIDVTGGDFDASAFLSARSVKSDDSKSQKSEEDKESRSQKGSVKSSVSNPNLASNAPSLAPIEDEGEEDEEEEEEDWPAMAKEGSDRESQGSLAASQKSLREHAAAIAAAVLQKQGTGRDLGTDALVAARLWREVDDMVRLEDLPPRARSADPQPKQRGKEMVHDGEGNEIEVDVLGPLPEAGQLSQKMSRSAGPLVAIAREMRKQAALLGMEGQDFEVDADTLQQLQNESLTPEDIEIVRDEATGKNIIRSRRSSKASELSSKPSIAATSAVSAAPKAAKPAPKPAAKPREPLKPDVTNYGKADAPEKEEKEEARVPPVPVTDTKKDVKPPPKKEEAPKKVETPKKAEPPKKVETPKPAKEKKEKVVAKEEPAPKKEEVKEEKTAAKEKESPAKAEKAPKEKESKKKKKAKSPVKEVAKEEPEPPKEETPEPPSEKPAKSAKGSAKSGKSTKSHSSLEDRPTFVIGQPKTEVKAEEPLPVLPKKEAVPKAAKAPAAKKGGKKKGKKEKEKKPEEQAAPEEEAPAPEEEIVRSPTPEPEEPEPEPESEPEPEPEEEEETPSESPTKASVPSATPSRASPEKTATPALVQPLPFSTVNAPPSTKSEGTESAEGDHGVDEEAAEAAKAAAREKRAQREAARAAAAQKRKEEVERKRKEREDQKRREQEEIERQERMKQELADERMRRDEEHKRRKEQMEEEKKKQADEEEKRRQAEIARLERERRQQDEYRRMMAEMQRKKKEEEQRKAEIAAEKAREEEERRLEEEEKMAQMEEAERLEYERQKREEEEKRRAEEEERRLREEEEARIRMEEARLLAERMAKERALLEEKLKFQRGLASESSNLEHGHNLNPAFTFSYYELLQLLGLQFPTEEGDKDVNG, from the exons GACTACTATAATATGTTCCCACAATTCAAAGTACGCCACAAGCACCGCAAGAGGAAATGGAAAGCCTCCAAGCACAAGACCAGCCACTCCTACCCGCTTGGATCCCTAGACATG GACTATTTCAACATTCCATCAGAAGAACCGCGGAATCAGTTTTTCCTGCCGCCCATCGAGAGCCGTCAGCTTTCTCGCGGAACCCATCACACCAAGTCGGTCCGTGGGGCGACAACAGCCCATACGGAACGCGTCTCCAGTCCCCTTAATTTACCACACACATTTAGCACAAGGAAAGGGCCGTTGTTACTGTATTCTGAGGACTTAGCGCACAAGACACATGAAGGCAAGGTGGAGAAGAGGAAAAGAAGGGCTCGGCAATTCAGAAGACTTTCTGAGACGGAAGAATCCTTCCAGCTAAAGAATATCAGTGATCTCAGCAAAGCAATTCTACAGTATGGCAAGGCG ACTAATTCCAATGAAGAGTTGTATCTCAAATTCATGCACCATCGACAAAAAGATCTGTGGGCGCGAAAGGTGCGGCCGGGGTTCTCGGCAAAACGATACAtctctaactggtctagactcTGGGACGACAGCATGCTCAACAAATTAAAATCATCAG GGAGGGTATCTGACAAGACTCTGTACAGAGAAAACCCCTTCGGACACAGTCTGAACACCAAGCGGCGCTACGAGAACCTGTCGTACATCCCTCCACCGTACCGTCTCAACCGTAACATGATGCAGTCTCCCGGAAACTTCGGCAACTACGAGTTCTACAGAGTTAAACCTGACATGATTGATTCTG GTCGTGGAACCCCAGATTCAGCCATGGAAGTGGACCAGGAGTCTGTTGTAGGCCCAGTGTCCCCTCCCCACCACCCCAGCCCCTTCGGACAGATCAAGACTGTAGTACACGAGGACGGGGCCTTAAAGGAACTGCCATACAACGAGCTCAGACTAGGGGAAAAACATGAG GTTCTTACAGAGCTGCTAGCTACTGCATACGCACATCAACTCTCCAGTCGTGAGGGGGAGGAGCAAGAAGCTATGTTTGAGGAGAAGGATGATGAATCTACAACACAAGTGGACATGAGGAGGGCCATCGAG TCCCTTGTCACGTCCACCAAACCGCCCAGCAGACCTGCTCCCACGTTCCCTCACTACCAGCGCCGCGCCAGCGTCCTGACCTTAGACATACCGGAAACGGAGCGTGCGGAGGGGAACCCTTCCCATGCCAAGTACTACACAGGGATGTTGAAGGGAAGTGGACTCACATCGGAAACCA CCGTGAGAAGAGCGTCCATTGCATCTACCCAGCCTGGCAGGGAGACCTGGCATAGCATACCAAGCCTCTCCACACGAGACCACAGCAGAGCCACTCCCTCAAGGCAGTACTCTAGCACCACTTTTGAAGGAACCCTTCCGCCCATACTGCCACCTATAGCCAAGGACAGGCTGGCCAAGCAAAGTGACACTGG GTATCATACAGATGTTTTGCAAGGTGATGTGGCAGAAGTACAGAGTGAGATATCGAGTGTGCCCAACCTCCCTCCCATCAAAGTGGGCATAAAGAGGGGCAGTTTGGACATCAGATCTACAAGAGAG GTGTCAGACAAGGCGCCAGAGAAACTTCCTACCATCACAATGGAACCACCAACCCCCCTGCACCACCTCGGAGGGGGCACCCCCCAGAAGGGCACCCCCCTGCAGGAGCGCCCTGAGATTAGAGCCACCATGGCAACAACTGGATTTGAACCATGGCAAA gcactacagatgagtCCCTTGACGATGATGAACACGGTTGGGTACAGATGGACGAAGAGGAGATCCTTCGCCGTGCGGAAGAGGAAGAGAAAATGGCTGCCGCGGTGGAGAAACAGTCCGAGAGACAATCCGAGAAACAATCCAGCAAACGTTCCAAGTCTTCAGCTCGATCCTCCCTTAGTAGTAAAATAGGGGAAGTAGTAGAGGAAGAGccagaagaggaagaagaacagGAGGATGAGGAAGATGAAATAGatgtagaagaagaagatgatgaagagtatgaagaggaggaggaagaagagatGGAAGAAAGAATGGAAGAACGAATGTCTGTTGTTGTGACACCCAAGCCCAAATCAATTCCTCAAGGGAAGGAGACTCCAGCGTCCAAGGCATCTTCCTCTGGGAAGAAAGTGGAAAAATTTGTCATCGGAAAAGTTCCAACTCCCAAGAGAGAAAGAGTAGAGAAGATCGAAGCCCCTCCCCCAACTGCAGAGGACACTGTACCACCTAAGAAGGAGGCAAAAAAGACACTTCCTCCCAAAGGAGGTGGAATTACCCCAAGAGGGGCAGAACAGAAAACAGCAGCACCAAAACCCAAACCACAGAAGCAGCCGTCACAAGCAAGCCTTGGAGAAAACTTGGCAAATTTGGCAG CGGAGTCAGTGGGAGATGGGAGAAAGAGAAGAGGGTCGGGCAGTGTGGCTGGTGTCAGTGTCTCCGGCAGTGAGAAGAGTAACAGGAGCCTGGTGGTGAAGAGTATAGGCGACGGCAGTGGAGGGG GAGATGCAGCAAGTGTAAAGAGTAGCCAGGAAAGCCTGAGCGCTCCCCCGTCCCATGTGCACCAGTCCATGAGGGGCAGTCAGAGAAGCAGTCGGGCAGCCAAGTTTAGTGGGCGATCGGATAAGAAGAAAGATG TTGGTAGTGAGACCAGTAGTCAGCGGGGTAGTCAGCGGGGGAGCATCATTGTTGCACCTGGGGGGGAGGTGGTCAGTGTGGGAGGATCCGTTAAAGCTGCCTCTGATTCTGGAAGATCACAACAGCCTGAAGAGGAAAGAG AGGATGATCGTATGTCGGAAGACTCTGGTCACATGTCTGAAGGAGAGGAAGAGCCAGCTGAGATCCGGTCTGTGGCGTCTGGCCCCTCCTTGGGATCCCAAAGAGCGTCTAAGATCTATGGCTATTCCAAAAGACAAG AAATCGACGTTACGGGTGGCGACTTCGATGCCTCCGCCTTTCTCTCGGCTCGTAGCGTGAAGTCAGATGACTCGAAGTCGCAGAAATCGGAGGAAGACAAGGAGTCCCGTTCCCAGAAGGGCTCTGTGAAGAGCTCCGTGAGCAACCCTAACCTGGCCAGCAATGCTCCAAGTCTCGCTCCTATAGAGGATGAGGGAGAAGAAgatgaggaagaggaagaag AAGACTGGCCTGCCATGGCGAAAGAAGGGAGCGACAGGGAATCGCAGGGGTCGCTGGCAGCCTCCCAGAAGTCGCTGCGTGAGCACGCCGCAGCAATCGCCGCTGCCGTTCTGCAGAAACAAGGAACGGGGAGAGACCTCGGCACAGACGCTCTG GTTGCTGCTAGATTGTGGCGAGAGGTTGACGACATGGTGAGGCTAGAGGACCTCCCACCGCGTGCACGGTCGGCCGACCCGCAGCCCAAACAGCGGGGGAAGGAAATGGTACACGACGGCGAGGGGAACGAGATAGAGGTCGACGTTCTTGGACCTCTTCCTGAGGCCGGCCAGCTGAGTCAGAAGATGAGCCGTTCGGCGGGACCACTGGTAGCCATTGCTCGGGAGATGAGGAAACAAGCAG CTCTTCTTGGAATGGAAGGACAGGACTTTGAAGTTGACGCCGACACTCTGCAGCAGCTCCAGAATGAGTCGCTGACTCCTGAAGACATTGAGATCGTCCGAGACGAGGCGACGGGGAAAAACATCATCCGGTCCAGACGATCGTCAAAAGCCAGTGAACTGTCAA GCAAGCCAAGTATAGCTGCTACTTCTGCTGTTTCTGCTGCTCCAAAAGCTGCTAAACCAGCTCCAAAACCAGCTGCTAAACCAAGAGAACCTCTCAAGCCTGACGTCACAAACTATGGCAAAGCCGATGCACCAGAGAaagaggaaaaagaagaagCTCGAGTCCCCCCTGTCCCTGTGACCGATACGAAAAAGGATGTTAAACCACCACCTAAAAAGGAAGAAGCGCCAAAGAAGGTCGAAACACCAAAGAAGGCTGAGCCACCCAAGAAAGTAGAGACGCCAAAGCCTGCCAAAGAAAAGAAGGAGAAAGTTGTTGCAAAGGAAGAGCCAGCGCCTAAGAAAGAGGAAGTGAAGGAGGAAAAAACAGCTGCGAAGGAGAAAGAAAGCCCAG CAAAGGCAGAAAAAGCTCCAAAGGAAAAGGAatctaagaagaagaagaaggccaaGTCACCTGTTAAAGAAGTTGCAAAAGAAGAACCTGAACCACCAAAGGAAGAAACACCAGAACCTCCG TCTGAGAAACCAGCAAAATCAGCCAAGGGTTCGGCCAAGAGTGGGAAAAGTACAAAGAGCCATTCTTCACTGGAGGATAGGCCAACATTCGTCATTG GACAACCCAAGACAGAAGTGAAGGCAGAAGAGCCACTCCCTGTCCTTCCTAAGAAAGAAGCTGTACCCAAAGCTGCCAAAGCACCTGCGGCCAAGAAAGGAGgcaagaagaaaggaaagaaagaaaaagaaaagaagcccGAAGAGCAGGCAGCTCCAGAAG AAGAGGCCCCTGCACCAGAGGAAGAGATTGTCAGGTCACCGACCCCGGAGCCAGAAGAGCccgaacctgaacctgagtCTGAACCAGAACCTGAGccagaagaggaggaagaaacGCCATCAGAATCTCCCACTAAAG CTTCTGTACCGTCAGCCACCCCATCTCGAGCCTCCCCAGAGAAGACAGCGACCCCTGCCCTGGTCCAGCCGCTACCGTTCAGCACAGTCAACGCTCCTCCCTCCACCAAGAGTGAAGGCACAGAGAGTGCGGAAGGG GACCATGGTGTAGATGAGGAGGCTGCTGAAGCGGCGAAGGCGGCTGCTCGTGAGAAGCGGGCCCAGAGAGAGGCTGCCAGAGCTGCGGCCGCTCAGAAACGGAAGGAAGAAGTGGAGAGAAAGCGGAAGGAGAGAGAAGACCAGAAGAGAAGGGAACAAGAAGAGATTGAACGGCAGGAACGAATGAAGCAAGAACTGGCAGATGAAAGGATGAGGAGAGATGAAGAGCACAA GAGGAGGAAAGAACAGATggaggaagagaagaagaagcagGCTGATGAGGAGGAGAAGAGGCGACAGGCGGAGATCGCACGGCTGGAGAGAGAGCGCAGACAGCAGGACGAGTACCGCCGCATGATGGCCGAGATGCAGCGCaagaagaaggaggaagaaCAACGCAAAGCCG AAATTGCAGCTGAAAAAGCAAGGGAAGAGGAAGAGAGACGattagaagaagaagagaagatgGCCCAAATGGAGGAAGCCGAACGCCTTGAGTACGAACGAcagaagagagaagaagaagaaaaaagacggGCTGAAGAAGAGGAGAGAAGACtccgagaagaagaagaggcaAGAATACGAATGGAGGAGGCCAGACTTCTTGCGGAGCGGATGGCCAAGGAACGGGCCCTCTTGGAGGAGAAGCTGAAGTTTCAGAGAGGACTAGCCTCAGAATCTAGCAACTTGGAACATGGACATAACCTCAACCCAGCATTTACCTTCTCTTACTATGAACTTCTGCAACTCTTGGGGCTTCAGTTCCCAACAGAGGAGGGAGACAAGGATGTCAATGGCTAG